Genomic window (Alnus glutinosa chromosome 9, dhAlnGlut1.1, whole genome shotgun sequence):
agaaaaaaaaaaaaattaatataaggAGAAAAATACCTACATGGCGAAGGCAGGTTTCAATCAGAAGTCTCTTAAGTACAACCCCATAGATACTTTACCAGCAGGCTAGTTATAGCACCTTCCCTTCTTAGTCTTTATAATCACAATTAGATGAGCCACATAAAGTGTATGCCCTTCCGGCATTGTACTTTGTTTACAATTAGGATACTCATGAAGTTTTAGAATTGACTTATAGAACCCAATAGTTTGCATTTCAAGTGCCAAAACACCCCTTTTTCCAATAcgggttgtgtttttttttttttttggtactagTATAGCCAATTATAATGAGTATCTATCTAAGTCCCATTTTGAATGCGTGGATCATATATTTCCTTTGGCTTTAGTCTAAGAAGATTCAGTTTCACCAGGGTCCTCTTTCCTCCTCCCTTTTCTGCTCAGTCATAGGGGTTTAGACCCCCACAAAGGGGGAGGACTTGATTGAAAATCTTGGCCACTGCTGGGAGTTTTGCCTGCATCCAATCCCCAGTTTTTGTTTATCCCGGATGTTCATGTTGGGTGAATTGTGACCTCATACAATCGTGTGAGGTGAGCAACAGCCACTTCGTCACAGTACTTATGGGCTGACGGATCACACTTTGGCCAAGTATCTGATGAATAGACTCCCAAGCGCATTATAGCATTTTAGCCACATCTGATATTTCTGAGTTCTGACATGCAACTTCCCTTGAAGAAAAAACTATAGCAAGATTTAGCAATCAGaagatatattttttcttgctttGGCTAGACGGTACCTTTCATTGTTTCTGgaacatcttttcttttctgcttgCAGGTTGAAGTTCTTGGCAAGCTACAGCATCCTCATCTGGTGACTTTGCTTGGTGTATGTGCAGAATCTTGGTCCCTTATATATGAATACTTGCCCAATGGGAGCCTCCAAGACCACATTTTTCGGAAAAGCAACATTTCTCCATTGACGTGGAAGACCCGAACACGTATCATTGCTGAAATCTCTAGTGCCCTTTGCTTCTTGCACTCTTCTAATCCTGAACAGATTGCCCATGGCAATCTGAAACTTGAAAGCATAGTTCTAAGTACTGATCTAAGCAGCAAGATCTGCGACTTTGGGATTTGCAGGCTGGTAACTGAGGAGAGCCTTCATTGCCCTAGTTTCCGCCGGAGCACAGAGCCAAAGGGTGCTTTTACGTATACTGATCCAGAGTTTCAGAGAAATGGAGTGCTGACACCCAACTCTGACGTTTACTCCTTTGGGCTGATCATTCTGCAGCTACTCACAGGAAGGCAACCAGTTGGTTTAGCAGCTGAGGTGCGTAAGGCGGTTTCATGTGGGAAATTGGCATCACTTTTGGATTCATCAGCTGGAGAATGGCCTACATTTGTGGCAATGCGATTGGCAGAGCTGGGGCTGCATTGCTGTCAAGTGAGCAGTAGGGACAGACCAGATTTAACACCTTCTCTGGTTAGGGAACTGGAGCAGTTGCACGTCTCAGAAGAGCGACCAGTGCCATCTTATTTCTTGTGCCCTATCCTTCAGGTGAGTGATACTTCTCATGAATAACCTGAATAGCACTAAATAGTAATTGGTAATGGACCAAGTTGTTTAAGTGAGCTGATGAACCTAGAAGCAAACTTTTGACTACTCAAAACTTGCTAGCCTAAACAAGTTGAGGTCAAGCTGGAACTTCAGCTTATGATTATGTATCAACTAGAGTAATCTGGAGTAACTTTGACAAATCTAGACCAAGCAAGGCTCTGAGCCTCCAAGAAAACTACTGGAGTTTTGGTATTTGCTTAAGCTCAAATGGGATTATTTGTGGCTTACTCGTGTGATGTGTTGGTTTCAGGAAATAATGCATGACCCTCAGGTAGCAGCAGATGGGTTCACTTACGAAGGGGAAGCCATGCGTGGATGGCTGGAAAATGGGCGTGAAACTTCTCCCATGACAAATTTGAAGTTGAGTCACCTCCATCTTACTCCTAACAATACACTGCGGCTTGCCATACAGGATTGGCTTTGCAAATCTTCTCAGTCCCTTTAATAcgtatgtatgtgtgtatatatgcaTCTATGTAAtatcttttattatatttgtagTGGTGCATCAACGCACCACTACTTTACCATTGTAGATAATGGAATAACAGGGGTTTGGTTGGTGTGATTGTCAATGCTTCACAGTAATCCATGAGCGAGATTCCATTTTGTGTGTTATGAAAGCAATCGAAACCGTGGAGAGGAGCCAGAAAGAGCTCCAAGCATTGTGTACGGAGATGAGGTCCCCTTAATTAATCTTTTTGACTGAAAACATAAAGTCATGAAGCAGCTTGTTGCAGTGACGATTGTACATCAGCTTAGATGAATAATGCTATTCTTCTCACCTATTTATCAAACTGGTTAATGtagcttctttttgtttttttttttgttcggcGGCCAACATGAAATAAATGAACGTGAAGAATAGCATTATTCTAGCTAAAAATAATTTGCCAGTGTGACAAAACACGTTGGAAATTTGTGATAAAAGTATATCCAAAATGATGATATAAGCAATGGCTGGCTAGGTTTTCAAATTATTCCTTAAAAATTAGGCTTGACCCTTAGTGAAATTAGGTTTTGCTCCTTTGTCATACATTGGCTCTTCCGGATGAGAAATTCTGGCTGTCCCTGAATGAGATGGTTTTAACATGGAGAAATCATCATAAGATCCATATGAAATACAAACTAGGCCTTCGTCCTAATCACCATAGCAATTTCTCTAACCAAGACAATCTTGATGAGGGTTTCAAGAAATATTCTCTCTTCATTCTTACCAAGCACAACAGAGCTATCGCATTTATCTTCATTTTAATGTAGAGTACAACTATAATACACCACACACATGATGACAGGAACAACCAAATCTCAGCTAGTTGACTGATTATGGATAACAGCATAGTCTATTTCAGTCAAATTTACAAAAGCAGTGAGGCAGTGGTATGATTCTCAGTATCACTGAAGGGATGATGATCTTCCGTGGACATTTCAATCCTCTGTTCATCTTTCTTACCATCTAGAAATGGGTTAGACTCCCCTGTGGAGTTCCATATGTGCAACTCTTCCTTTTTAGGAGCCATATTTTCTTTGAAACTCGTCTGAGTTTCACCTTTCTCAAGCACCTGGCTATTGCATAAACTGCCCCAAGATTTCTCATTCTCCTTCTTATTGCAAGGCTCAAGCATTAGATCCTGTGATTTTTGAACTTCTTTGTTTGAGTAGGAAAACTGGTTTTCCTGATTTTCTTGACTGTTGAACTGAGAATTAGACCTTCCAATGGTTGCTAACGATGGTGATTCTTTTAGCATGCAATGTGCTGATGAAGATGACCGCTGGCTAAAGCTCCCAAAACCCTGAATCCCTCTTGTTAGCTTCCGagctctgtctctctcttctttgaGAAGAGGACCTTTCTCAAGCAGCTTCAAAATTCTTTCTGATTTCTTTCTAACAGCAAGGCCCCAGTTAAATCTGCACATTACTATTTAGATCTTTTTACAACAATACATAGTgccaacataaaaacacaagTTGAAAAATGAAGTTAGAATTGCAGACCCTTTCTCGTCTATATACTGAAAGCTTTCCATTTCATTGATAACATCTTTGTCAGTTTGAAATTCTCCTGCAACACTCTCTGGTCCATGAGTCAGCAAATGCTCAAGAACAATCAGGGAATTGTAAGCAATCCTCCAgttctttctttcaaacttCAGGAATCTGATGCAGAATCATAAAATCACCAATCCATAATTACTGTTTGTTATGATCTTAAGAATCCTCATAGCTCAATTACAATCTTAACCGTGTATATGTAAGCTCTTGGACACCTTCACTTTGTAAGCCAATTTTTAAGAATGAATTCTACCTAAAGTTATTTGATATCAGAGTCGGACACCATGTTATAGGTTTGAGTCACAAAGGGAACGACTTATGGTATGTTATGATCCTAAGTGTCCCACACTTAAGTATAATCTTAATCATGTGAAGATAAGCTCTTAATCACTCTCTCTTAGTTGTTTTTTAAGGGTGAATTCTACCCAAAGTTTATATCACTGTTGCATATCAAATtggataaaaagaaggaaagacaaaaacaaaGTTAACACCATGAACCTTTTGTGCAGAATTTCCACGATTCTCGTATAATCATCTAGCTCAAAAGCAGCCCTTGAAATGGAACCCAGGGTAGGCATTGCCGGCGCCCATGTATTTCCACTTGTAGCTTCTTCTGTCACTCTACAGATGTTGAAAGCATCATCAGAAAGATACCCATAtcagaaaaccaaaacaaaaaccagtTACCACACCAGAAACAGACCAAGAAGCAGTCAAAACATTGATGAACTTACAATTGTGCGGGGGTGGCATCTGTGAGAGCTAATCTAGCagtcttgattttctctttgaagaagaaagaagcctGCTTTTTCAGATCGTGGAAAGAGGGCGTGCCCATGTTGGTGCTACTGTTTCTGCTTAAGATAGACATGTCTGACATGAAAATAAGATCTGGGAAAAAACAGTCCCCCAGATTGGCTTCTGGGAAGATGGGTAAGAGTCACCAACTAATCCACTGATATAACAAAACCAAAACTACGAAGATGTAATAAAACCAAATACTacgaaacaaataaaaagtcaaaaacTCCCAATTGATTGCCTAAAATCAGGCGAAGATTTCAAAGGAGAAAATGTTCGTGGTGTTGAAATCTCAGCTTAAAGTAATGTTGTTTTGAAGCGTATACAAATTATGATGACGTTTAGTCAACACGTCTCTACAGCCAGATGGACAGCGGGTGTTTTgggtttgaatttgaatttgaatttatagcattactcttataaaTGTCATGTACATATCTATTGCATACACTTCTCATCTGTACCGCTCATTTTGAATTGAAAtcatcaaatattttattgatctaaaagagtaaagaaaatatgataattaaattTCTAGATGTGGGTTTAAATTTTAATCCTCCATTTGTGGATCATTTTGGGCTCAACtacatgtttttaaaaagtaaaatattataaatttgaaatcaaacatACCTCCAATCATAATTGTTCAAgtggcttgaaaaaaaaaaatgatgacttACTTTTAGAGGGATTAAGGGCATCTCCATCAATACTAGCTattttagctatatatatata
Coding sequences:
- the LOC133878473 gene encoding uncharacterized protein LOC133878473, which translates into the protein MSDMSILSRNSSTNMGTPSFHDLKKQASFFFKEKIKTARLALTDATPAQLVTEEATSGNTWAPAMPTLGSISRAAFELDDYTRIVEILHKRFLKFERKNWRIAYNSLIVLEHLLTHGPESVAGEFQTDKDVINEMESFQYIDEKGFNWGLAVRKKSERILKLLEKGPLLKEERDRARKLTRGIQGFGSFSQRSSSSAHCMLKESPSLATIGRSNSQFNSQENQENQFSYSNKEVQKSQDLMLEPCNKKENEKSWGSLCNSQVLEKGETQTSFKENMAPKKEELHIWNSTGESNPFLDGKKDEQRIEMSTEDHHPFSDTENHTTASLLL